The Bradyrhizobium sp. CCBAU 051011 DNA segment CGGCGCGGTGACGCGCTCGGTCCGCGACGACATTGTCGACGTCGCCAAGACCATGGTGAAGCTGGAGGAGAACTTCGTCGATCTCGCCTTCGGCCTCGGCACGATCGAGGGCATGCGGCCTGAGCAGATCCACACCTACGTCCGCTATGTCGCCGACTGGCGACTGACCCAACTCCGGATTGCCCCGGTCTTCGGCTTCTTCGAGGCTAAGGAGGGCGGGTTCTCCCAGCTCAAGGCGCATCCGCTGCCGTGGCTCGTCGAGATTCTCAATGGCGTCGAGCACGCCAACTTCTTCGAGCAGCGCGCCACGGAGTACTCCAAGGCAGCGAGTCGCGGCAGCTGGGACGGCGAAGACGGGGTGTGGGCGGCTTTCGGCCGTATGTAGGCAACACGAACCGCGGTTTGGTGAGGTACCGTCATGTTATATGGTCGCAGGTAATCCGCTGGGCGGTTTTTCTCGCGATGCTTGTCGAGCTTTTGCCGAGCTTGCAGTTTCTGGCCTCTTTCCTGGAATTGCAGGCAATGACAACTGGGCAAGGCAGATACCTCGGGACGCGATCTCCTTGTGGACTTTTGTGGCCGAACTTGACCACGACAGCCGCATGGCGTTGTTCGCGCATTGCGTTGCGCTCACCGTCAATGCGGTCAAATTGCCGTGGGATCGCAGGCCGCGCGCCTTGGCGGCAGCCGATCGTTTGGCCGAAGCCGTGGCCCTCGACATGACCAGTTGCTGGCGCCCGACAGTGCGCAGTTGTCTCGGCCGTGTCACCAAGGCGGGCATTCTGGAAGCCGTGCGCGAAGGCGTGGGCGAGGAGGCGACTGAGCGCATGTCGGCCATGACGAAGGCTGACATGCGCAAGCCGCAGAGCAGCTGTTGGCGGCGACGGGCTGGCTCCCGTCGTTGCTGCGGACGGCCGCGTCGCAGGGGCAAACCGATGTGCAAAGCGAGGCGCAAGGCAGCGAGCTCCATTCGCAAGCTGCGGAATGAAGCCAGCGCCGGGGCCGCGAGGGCGGCCCCGGCCGGCTCCAAAATTTTGGCCACGTGCCTGATGGCGCGCGGCTGGTTCGATCGGTCCAAAGTAACGGCTTGTCGACGCAAGCCCTCGCTCGGATGAGGGCTACAATCTGTCCGTTCGGCGCGTCCGGGGCAACTGTTTCGCCTCCTTTTGAAGAGCGAAGCGATTGGGCCAGACGCCTCGATCATGTCATGATGGCAGGCTTCGAGAGCGCGCTTTGGCCGATAATTCTGGCGGTACCGCCGGCTCCTTACGCGCAAATGTCGCTGGGTTCGCTTGTGTTGGTCCGGCTGCGTCCACCCTGCGATTGATGCGCAGACATCGACCTATCTTCAACCGATTCAGCCGTGTCCCGGTGCTGCGGCGGGGGGCGGTCGCCACGAAAATCGCCATCAGTTCGCTCATGGACTCGCGTCCAACGCAACCTCGAATGGGCCGATCAAGCCCGAGGGACGGCAAGAGCCTCGATCGTCTTCCTGCAACGGCTACGCCTGCTTTTTTCCCCTGCCGCCAAGCGGCGGCATTCCTCGCGGGAAAACAAAAAAGCCGGCTTTCGCCGTCCTCCGCTGGCGCTGCGGGCCTTAGGCTGCGGGCCGATCGCTCCCCGGGCCAAGGATCGCCATCGAGGCTGCGATGGGCGCGGCCCGAGCAACAGACGGAGATTACCATGGCGACCATCGGCACCTTCACCGCATCGGACAACGGATACACCGGCTCGATCAAGACGCTGACGCTGAACATCAAGGCAAAGTTCGTGGCATCGGAGAAGGACAACGACAAGGCTCCCGACTACCGTATCTTCGCCGGCGCCACCGAGTTCGGCGCCGCCTGGAAGAAGACCGCCCGCGAGACCGATCGCGAATATCTCTCGGTCAAACTCGACGATCCGAGCTTCCCGGCGCCGATCTACGCCTCGCTGGTGAAGGTCGAAGGCGACGAAGGCTTCAGCCTGATCTGGTCGCGCCGCAACGGCGACTGATCGCCCGGGACCATCGGCCCCGCCTCCTCGGAGGCGGGGCCTTTTGCGTTTCTTGCGCTGCTTTGGGAGGAAGCAGAAGAGCATTTTGCGTTCAGAAGAGGAGCTTCGCCGCCCGCCAAAATGCGATCAATCGGACAGATCCTGGGACACTGTTTGGGCTGATCCTCGGAATTTCGCGTCGGATCGAGCCCCGATTTTCGATGTCCGGACGTGCTATTTCGTCGGTTCTCACGAGCTGCAGGGACGTGTCCACACCTGCTCTCAGGGCTCAAACTGATTTCAATTTGTTGAGCGAAAGGCCTCTACTTCACGTCGCTCCCATTGAACCAGGGTGGATGAAGTTGGCAATGTAAGCAAAGCCAGACCAGCCAAGCTTGGGGACGGGGCAGGGTAGGGTGTAGAGCAAGATAAAAGCACTATCGCCCAAGAGCGGCTAAGTCGTTGTCTGCACATCCAAGATTTGGCGCCATTGGCGCACTACGTGTCGCCACAACGTGCTCAAGTGGCGCAGTCTCTTCGTGAAATTCGTCTGCATGCTCCATTTGGGTTTGTCGTTCGGAGAATTCCGGAATCGCGCCGGCAGCAGCGCAAGTGCGACCGAACTCGGACCGATCGGTGCCGATGAGGCTATCGTTGCGTCGGCGTAGGCATTCGGCAGCGAGGCCTGCCGCCTCATCCGTAACTCGGCCGGCATCGTCGACGAGGTCAGGATCGGCGGCACTTAACAGGTTAACCATCGCGCGTAACCAGCGGCGGGGGCTACCTATCGGCTTAGGTCCGAGTTTGCGACCCTGACCGCTCTAAGTCCAGCGGAGCGCGGCCGCGCCTCGAAGACTTGCAATTGGGCGTGCTTGCTGGTCGCAGCAGGCACAGTATCGTTGCCCCACAGGACATTGAGGTCACCCCTACCTTTGGCGAGCTTCCGAACGTCGCCGCAGCTTTTGATGCAAACGAGGCCAGATGATCGAATCTGCGTGGTCCATGGCCGCGGCGGCGGATTGCCTCATCCCGTCAGCTTGGATCGGGTCGCGTAAGCAGTCACACGTCGCGTTCCAACCAGCGCGGCAGCGCCTTCCGACAACAGCAATTCTGACCGCGACGCGTTTCGCCGACACGAGGGATTGCTAATTCGACCCATGCTTCATAACCTGTCGAACAAGTTCTACCGACCGCTCAAGCCGCTCTAACAGCAAAGCCAAATCCCCCGCCGAGATCTCCTCGAGGTGTAGATTTTCGATTGAAAGCAACTGGGCGATGAGCTGGTCGATCGGTTCTGCTCTCGACGTGGAGCCCGCACTTCCACCTACGCTGGATCTAACGTGTCCGTCGGGGGTGATCGTTATCGCAAGCGCTGACTTAGCTAAGATGGCTGCCTCAACGATCGCTGCAGGTAGCTCTACATTGCAGATAATAGCCGCCCGGAGGCGATAGCCGGCGCGGTATGATATGGGACCCAAAGGTCCCAATTCGCTAATCTCCCAGAACGCTTCCACCGTGTCAGTCATCGTAGGCAGGCTTCGGAGCCAGGTTGCTATTGTGGAAAGCGATCTTGCAGGTGGCCATTGATCCTCGAGGAGCAATTAGATCAAGCAACTTAATGTAGACGATAGTTAACATTTGCGGCCAAAAAATGGGACTCAAAGTCCGTGGATCGATAGTCTTCTCCGACGTTCTTTGGGCCGATGGCGGTCGGGAAGGACGATCAAGGAATAATCGGCGTCGTGGCTGACAACGTCAGGTCGCTCAGAAAGACGGCTGGGCTGTCGCAAGAAGGATTAGCCCATGAGGCGGGGGTGGATCGGACCTATATTAGCCAGGTCGAACGCCGCCAAAGAAACGTGACAATCGTGGTCCTGGCGAAAATCGCAAAAGCTCTGAACGTGACACCGGACAAGCTACTACTCGCGCCCTCATCTCGGAGGAGAGGTCCCTGAACGTGGCTATCGATCCACCACCTCGCCACACGGACCGACCAAGGCGACTGGGATTCGGGTGGAGGCTGATACGGAGGGTGATTTCCGCCTGAGCCGAGTAATTCAGCAAAAAATTTGAGTGGGCCGGGATCCATGACCGCTCCCGCACAGCTCGTCAGGCTCATAACCTGAAGGTCATAGGTTCAAATCCCATCCCCGCAACCAAACCTAAATGAAATCAGCCGGTTAGCAGATCGCTAACCGAGAAGCTTCAGCTTGCCGCTACGAGGCCAAGGCGGCGCATACGTAGCACGAATGACTGCAATTACCCCTGGCCTGGAAACGGAGGAGCATGTGGGTGGAATGACAGCCCGACGCTAGCTGCCGCGCTGCGACGGCCCGACCAAGTAGCAGGCCGTAGCGCTAGCGTCGAAATCGAGGCGTCCAGTTCTCGATCAAAGCTTCGTCGTCATCTTCCTGGTCGTCTTCTTCGACCCGTGCACTCAGACTCTTGCAGGTCAGGATCGTCAGGGTTCGGCCATACTGCCCGAGACCGACAACTTCTTCGGTGATATTGTACCCGCGTTCGATATCCATCCAATCGCGCAGATTGCCGTCGGCGGCGTCTTGTTGCCCAGTGCGGATGTTCTCCGGGCGAGCGTTGAAGGACTCGGTCAATGTGCCCCCGGGAACGGGCGTGCCCTTGCGTAGCCACTTTATTCCTTTGGCCTCCTTGAGGCCGTCGGACATGAAGCACCAGTCGACCGTGCCGCCAACGCTGGAAATGACGGCGATACCGTCACGCGTCAGTCCCGAATAGCGAATGGCGGTTGCCGTCAAAGACGTGGCGCACGCCTTGCGCAACGCCTCGATGCCGGCGAGCCCGATGGGATGGTCGTCGATTGCATTCTTGAAAGGACGCTCCGGCATCAGCAGCGCTGAGGCGAAGAAATCGGCCTCCTGTTCGTACGGGTCGGCCGAATGAAATCCGGCGTGCGAATAGTGCACGCCGGTTCCAAGCAGCGCATCAACATGGCCGCTTATGTAGTAGTGGCCAATTTCATGGGCGATGCTGAAGCGCTGGAATCCCTTGCTCGGAATATTCGTGGCGTACATGATTCCGAACTCATCGCCCACCTTGATGAGCGCGCCCGAGACACCGTTCGCCGTGTCCGGCTTGGCCTGTACCACGATATCTTTGGCCGTCGCGATCGCTTCCGGGTCAACATAGAGACCTTCGATCTTCATCTCGCGCAGCACGCCGTGCGCGGTGTTCTCAGCTAAAGCGCGACGCGCGAGCTTCAGCTTTGTACTCATTTCTTATCCTTCGACTGACCGCGCTTGATCAGCATTTCGACGAAGGCCTCCGTCAGCTTGATGTCTTCGGCGCTCAGCTTGTTCACATCGCGGTTGAGGCGGCCCGCCGTGGCTGACGCGTCAGGCGTCGCGGCGCGACCGAGCAGGTAGTCCGTCGTCACGTCGAGCGCTATCGCCAGGCGCTTGAGATTCTCAAACGATGGCTTTCGTGCGCCCGACTCGAAGTGGGACACCGAACTTGGCGGCAGCCCTGCTTTGGAGGCCAGATCGGTCTGATTAAGCCGTCGGAGGTCGCGGGCGGCTTTGAGACGTTCCTTAAAGATATCAGAAGCTTGCTGTTGTTCCATGGCTCTTTCGACATGACGATATTGACGTATTCGCCATATGGAGTCAGTATGGCGGCACCGTCAACTATGCCATGGCGGATTCGTAATGCAAATCAACTTGAGGCCTAGTGCCCAAATAGAAGGGAAAGTTCATGAGCAAAGATCGTGACAGAACGGTCTTCCGCCGCGATGGCGAGTGGATCAACAAGCGCAACGACGCCGACCGGGCATCGAGCAAACACGATACACAGGCCGAGGCCATCAAGGCGGCCAAGGAGAACCTCGGCAAGCAGGGCGGGGGCGAACTGATCGTGAAAGGCCGCGACGGCCAGATTCGCGGCAAGGACACGATCCCCCCTGGCAACGATCCCAATCCGCCGAAGGACCGCGAGCACTGATCGGGCGATGCGCACCGCCGAGTTCACCCTCAAGCGACTGAGACCCTCATGAAACGGATCATCTTCTGCTTCGACGGAACCTGGAACAGGCTGAGCGCAGACACGCCGACCAACGTGGTGCTGACGGCGGCGAGCATCATGCGGCAAGCGCCGGACGGCATTACGCAGATCATTCACTACGACGAAGGCGTCGGGACGGACCGGCTCGAGCATTGGTCCGGTGGCATCATCGGATCAGGCCTCGTCGAGAATGTTCGCGAGGCCTATCGCTTTCTCATCTTCAATTACGACCCCGGCGATGAAATCTACGTCTTTGGCTTCTCCCGCGGCGCTTTCAGTGCGCAGACCTTTGTCGGCTTCCTTCGCCATGTTGGGCCGCTGCACCGCTTGCATGCCGCGCGGATTGACGAGGCGCTTGAGCTATATCGCCAGCGCCTGACGGAGTCTCCCGGGTCGAGCGATCGCATGCGGCGCTTCAGGGCTGACTATGCCAACAAAGTTTGCATCGGCACCGATGACGACGACTGGCGATGCCGGCACGTGCCCGCATATGTTCAGGGCGCCGCCCCGTTGTTCGCGATCAAGTATCTTGGCGTTTGGGACACCGTTTCTGCTCTCGGCCTTCCCGCGATCACGCCGTTCAGCGCCCACCTCAATCGAAAGCATGCATTCCACGACGCGGGCCTCACGAACTTCGTGGAAAGCGCACGCCACGCCGTGGCCATCGACGAACGGCGTGCGCTCTTTCCGGCTGTGCTGTGGGGCGATTTGACGGAGATCAACAAGGCGAAAAGCTCGTCGGCGGACGCGCTCGACGCGCCTTATCAAGAAAAATGGTTTCCCGGTGTCCACGGATCAGTCGGTGGCGGCGGCGACATCCGCGGTTTATCGGACGGTTCATTGGCGTGGGTGTTGAAGGGCGCGAAGCTGGCCGGCCTGAGACTTGATGTCGAGCACGGATCTCGCATTCACGGTTTCGCACCTGATCCCTTCGCTCCGCTCATCAACATGAAGATGCCGGAGAAAGGCTTCACCGATATCATCCGAACGGATCGGCCTGGGCCCGATCACCTTTGGCAGCTCTCTGCGGCTGCCATACGGAGGTGGACCGCGAACGCCGAAAGGCTTCCAGAACGCACGCTCTATCGACCCAAAGCATTGAGCAAAGTTTCGGAACGCCTTAGCGCGCACCTGATCACGCAAACCGCGCCTTCTTCCGACCTCTTGACTGAACATGTTGTTCAGTCTGGCGATGCGCTCCGCAAACTCGCAAAGCAATATTACGGCGACGCGAAGCTGTGGGGTGTGATCTTCGAAGCCAACCGCGATGTCCTGGACGATCCGGACGAGCTCTTCGTCCATCAGCGGCTGCGTATCCCAGCGCAGAGCATTGTCGAAGCTGTCTGAAACCGTTCGAACATGTGCAGCCAGAGTTCACAATTTCGCCCAAGCCACGACCTCAAGAGGACAGAGCGCCGCAAGTACGCAAACAGACCGCAAGATTTGGACGCTGCGACTATGTTGGGCCTGCGGCTTGGCTCCCCTTCAAATGCTCGCTATAGTTGCACCCAAAGAAGAGCCGCAACGGCCTTTACAGGGGATGGGGCATGTTGATTCCAGATTACGAGACCGAAGTCGATTTTCTGAACTGTGAAGCCATTTCGAAGACAGTCGTTGAACTGCTTGTTCAGAACCGCAGTCGCGCGCTGACGATCGGCATTCACGGGGACTGGGGCGCGGGCAAGTCCAGCATTCTGAAGATGGTGCAGCGCGACCTTGCCGGAGACAAAGCTGTTGCCTGCCTGTGGTTCAACGGTTGGGCTTTTCAGGGCTTCGAGGATGCCAAGACGGTTCTTATCGAAGCGACCATCACCGAGCTGTGTCAGCAGCGCTCGACGATTGGCAAAGTGAAAGAACTCGGCGGGCGACTGCTCAAGCGCGTCGAGTGGCTCAAGCTCTTGAAGCGCGGCGGCGGCCTCGTGTTCAACGTGGCTACCGGACTGCCTTCGCCCGATCAGATCGGTTCCGTTATCGAAAAGCTCAACGCCACGATCGGCGGCCTGAAGGATTTGTCGCCCGATCAGATCAAGGAGCAGCTCTCCGAGGCCAGCACTTTTCTGAAGCCGGCGGAAGCCGCCGAGGCCAACGTGCCGGAGATCATTTATCACTTCCGTAAAGAGTTTGCCGACTTGCTGGAGGAAGCGAAGATCGATCAGCTTGTCGTGCTGATCGACGACCTCGATCGCTGCCTTCCGTCCACCGCGATCGCAACTCTCGAAGCCATCAGGCTCTTCCTCTTCGTCCCGAAGACAGCCTTCGTGATCGGCGCTGACGAGGGCATGATCGAATATGCCGTCCGGCAGCATTTTCCTGACCTTCCCCTCGCATCAGGACCTGTCTCCTACACACGCAACTATCTCGAGAAGCTGATTCAGGTGCCCTTCCGCATACCGGCTCTCGGCACGCAAGAGACCCGTGTCTACGTGATGCTCCTAATGGTCGAAAGTCTTCTCGGCAGCGAGCACGCTGGATTTAGAAAACTGCTTTCGGGCGCCAAGGCTGCACTCAATCGTCCCTGGCTCGGCACTGGCCTAACGCAAGCTGACGTGCGCGCAGCGGACCCTGGGCGGGCATCCGAACTCGACGCGGCCTTCGTTCTTGCAACGCGAATTGGCCCCATCCTGGGCGAAGGCACCAAAGGCAATCCGCGTCAGATCAAACGCTTTCTCAACACCATGCTTGTGCGCCGCGCGATCGCCAAGGCGCGTGGTTTCGACGGCGAAGTCGATCAAAGCAAGCTCGCCAAGCTGATGCTCGCCGAGCGATTCCAGGAGGATTTCTATAACTACGTCGCCGGCAAGGCCATGTCCTCCGAAGACGGCAAAGTCGCCGAACTCCATGCATTCGAGGAGGAGTTGAAGGCGGAGAAGGACGAGGCCGAGACGCCGAAGAAGAAATCGGGCCAACAGACGTCGGAGACGGCCGAGGATGATGGAGCGAAGTGGCTTGCACGAGACTGGCTGAGGCGCTGGCTCACCATTCCGCCCGCGCTAGGTGATACCGATCTGCGGCCTTACATCTTTGTCACGCGCGATAAGCGCGCTCTGGCCGGACCGGCAAGCATCGGCGGTATCGAAGGGCTGGTCGAGAAGCTCACGGGCTCAGGTCTCGCTTTGCGAATGGTCGAGCCTGAGGTGCGGGCGCTGCTGGCACAAGATGCTGAGGCCGCCTTCAGGGCGCTCAGCGAGCGCGTCCTTCAAGCGACCAATCTCAAGAGCCCCCCGGAGGGTTTCGAGGGGCTCGGCATCCTCGCCAAACATCATCCCCGGTTTCAGTCGCAGTTGGTCGCCCTTGTCAGCGCACTTGACGTTAGATCACTTGGTATCTGGATCGTCCGAGGCTGGAACGAGATCCTCACCGACGGGGCGGCCATGGCGCAGTTTCAAGCGGTCCTCAGCGAGTGGGCGGCGCAAGATGAGAACGCGACGTTGAAACGGGCCGCTGCGCAGGCCACCGCCGCCGTTCGCAAGAGGAAGAGCTAGTGGGGACCTCAGGCTCTTCGGGAGGTCCCGGCTCGAACACGTCTCTCGTCCCGACGTTCCTTGAGCCAATCTCGAGCGAACCGTTGCCAGGCGGTGAGGTCGATCCCGCGGACGGTGGCGAAACGGGCAATGGCAAGGGGCCCGGTGATGGAGCACCACCGACCGGGTCGCAAGCACCACGACCCGCCATCCAGCCGCCACCATCCGCCGGGCGCTACACAGGTGCTCGCACCAACTTCACGCGCTTTGCCTCGTCCGGGGGAAATGACCGCCGCGCCTTGCGGCGTGCGGTACGAGACTATGTGCGATCGGGCACGGGCGGCAGCCGCAATGCCACCCGAAAGATGGGCAGCGCCCGCGACACCGCCAGCGGCGCGCTGGGCGTCTTCAGGGCCTTTCAACGTGATGGGGTTGCCGACACGCTCGCTCGGCTTAACCTCGGAAACCTCGTGGGTCGCCCGACCCGCGAAGTGTTCATCGGCCTCACGGACATCATCTGCCGGGATGGCGGGCCGATTGACGAGGCCATCGCTCGCGACGCCTGGCTTGAAACCTGCGTCGATCTCGAACAGATCGGCATCGACAACCTCGATGCCCTGACCGCTGAACAGATCAGGGACGTGTTCCTCGCCTTCATCGCGCACGCGGTCGAGGCCAGACTCTTTCAGGAGATCGGCATCAACGGGTTTGAGGTGGCCGACCTCAACACCATCCAAGCGTTTGAGGCGCAGTTTCGCAGCTATGTGGAGCGCGACGTTCGGGACTCGTTCGCCTCCGATCTTTCCTCGATTGCCGAACTTTCGGATGCCGAGATTCGGGCGATCGTCGATCAGACCTACCAGAATGCGTGGGAATTGTTCGAGACGTGGGGGGATCAGAGCTGATGCGCCGGCACAGTATCATCGCCCGTCTCGGTCCAACCGATAAAACGCGCGTCGCGCTGCGCGATAGCGACACTGTGAAGACGACAATTCGCTTCGTCGATGGCGATCATCGGCTGGGTTTCGGCCTCGGCCAGATGGTCGATCAATTGGCCGATCTGGGCTTATATCCCACGGAGCGCGCTATCGACCTCGCGATCCTCTCCGCCGTGGTGATGGCGGCCGACACACGAGTCTCACGTGCGACCGAGTCTCAGGATAGCTGGACGCGCGAAATCGATCTCTATCTGCCGGTCCTGGACCCCGACGCGTGGACGGCCCAAGCCGCTTTGATCGAGCGAATGCTTCGCTTCCTCACCGGCGATCACTGGCGGCTCGCTTTTCGGAGGCGCCACCGCGACTATCACGAGCTCATCGAGCCGACTAACGAGCTAAGCTTCGACACTTTCGACTCGGTCTGCCTGTTCTCCGGCGGCCTCGATAGCTTCGTCGGCGCGATCGATTTGCTCGCCAAAAAACAGAGTCCGCTCTTCGTCAGCCACTACGGTGATGTCAGCACAAGCTCGCAGACGCAGTGCGCCGAAGGCATTGGCGCAGTCTACGGCGATCTCGAGCCGCGCCATGTTCGTGCCAATGTCGGGTTTCCGGGCGACTTGGTGCAGGGCTCGAACCCTGAACTAACGACGCGGGGCCGGTCGTTCCTCTTCTTGAGCCTTGCCGCCCTCGCGGCCAGCGCATTGCCGAGCCCCA contains these protein-coding regions:
- a CDS encoding DUF736 domain-containing protein yields the protein MATIGTFTASDNGYTGSIKTLTLNIKAKFVASEKDNDKAPDYRIFAGATEFGAAWKKTARETDREYLSVKLDDPSFPAPIYASLVKVEGDEGFSLIWSRRNGD
- a CDS encoding helix-turn-helix domain-containing protein encodes the protein MAVGKDDQGIIGVVADNVRSLRKTAGLSQEGLAHEAGVDRTYISQVERRQRNVTIVVLAKIAKALNVTPDKLLLAPSSRRRGP
- a CDS encoding ImmA/IrrE family metallo-endopeptidase, translating into MSTKLKLARRALAENTAHGVLREMKIEGLYVDPEAIATAKDIVVQAKPDTANGVSGALIKVGDEFGIMYATNIPSKGFQRFSIAHEIGHYYISGHVDALLGTGVHYSHAGFHSADPYEQEADFFASALLMPERPFKNAIDDHPIGLAGIEALRKACATSLTATAIRYSGLTRDGIAVISSVGGTVDWCFMSDGLKEAKGIKWLRKGTPVPGGTLTESFNARPENIRTGQQDAADGNLRDWMDIERGYNITEEVVGLGQYGRTLTILTCKSLSARVEEDDQEDDDEALIENWTPRFRR
- a CDS encoding helix-turn-helix domain-containing protein is translated as MEQQQASDIFKERLKAARDLRRLNQTDLASKAGLPPSSVSHFESGARKPSFENLKRLAIALDVTTDYLLGRAATPDASATAGRLNRDVNKLSAEDIKLTEAFVEMLIKRGQSKDKK
- a CDS encoding DUF2188 domain-containing protein, translating into MSKDRDRTVFRRDGEWINKRNDADRASSKHDTQAEAIKAAKENLGKQGGGELIVKGRDGQIRGKDTIPPGNDPNPPKDREH
- a CDS encoding phospholipase effector Tle1 domain-containing protein; translated protein: MKRIIFCFDGTWNRLSADTPTNVVLTAASIMRQAPDGITQIIHYDEGVGTDRLEHWSGGIIGSGLVENVREAYRFLIFNYDPGDEIYVFGFSRGAFSAQTFVGFLRHVGPLHRLHAARIDEALELYRQRLTESPGSSDRMRRFRADYANKVCIGTDDDDWRCRHVPAYVQGAAPLFAIKYLGVWDTVSALGLPAITPFSAHLNRKHAFHDAGLTNFVESARHAVAIDERRALFPAVLWGDLTEINKAKSSSADALDAPYQEKWFPGVHGSVGGGGDIRGLSDGSLAWVLKGAKLAGLRLDVEHGSRIHGFAPDPFAPLINMKMPEKGFTDIIRTDRPGPDHLWQLSAAAIRRWTANAERLPERTLYRPKALSKVSERLSAHLITQTAPSSDLLTEHVVQSGDALRKLAKQYYGDAKLWGVIFEANRDVLDDPDELFVHQRLRIPAQSIVEAV
- the qatA gene encoding Qat anti-phage system ATPase QatA is translated as MLIPDYETEVDFLNCEAISKTVVELLVQNRSRALTIGIHGDWGAGKSSILKMVQRDLAGDKAVACLWFNGWAFQGFEDAKTVLIEATITELCQQRSTIGKVKELGGRLLKRVEWLKLLKRGGGLVFNVATGLPSPDQIGSVIEKLNATIGGLKDLSPDQIKEQLSEASTFLKPAEAAEANVPEIIYHFRKEFADLLEEAKIDQLVVLIDDLDRCLPSTAIATLEAIRLFLFVPKTAFVIGADEGMIEYAVRQHFPDLPLASGPVSYTRNYLEKLIQVPFRIPALGTQETRVYVMLLMVESLLGSEHAGFRKLLSGAKAALNRPWLGTGLTQADVRAADPGRASELDAAFVLATRIGPILGEGTKGNPRQIKRFLNTMLVRRAIAKARGFDGEVDQSKLAKLMLAERFQEDFYNYVAGKAMSSEDGKVAELHAFEEELKAEKDEAETPKKKSGQQTSETAEDDGAKWLARDWLRRWLTIPPALGDTDLRPYIFVTRDKRALAGPASIGGIEGLVEKLTGSGLALRMVEPEVRALLAQDAEAAFRALSERVLQATNLKSPPEGFEGLGILAKHHPRFQSQLVALVSALDVRSLGIWIVRGWNEILTDGAAMAQFQAVLSEWAAQDENATLKRAAAQATAAVRKRKS
- the qatB gene encoding Qat anti-phage system associated protein QatB, whose amino-acid sequence is MPGGEVDPADGGETGNGKGPGDGAPPTGSQAPRPAIQPPPSAGRYTGARTNFTRFASSGGNDRRALRRAVRDYVRSGTGGSRNATRKMGSARDTASGALGVFRAFQRDGVADTLARLNLGNLVGRPTREVFIGLTDIICRDGGPIDEAIARDAWLETCVDLEQIGIDNLDALTAEQIRDVFLAFIAHAVEARLFQEIGINGFEVADLNTIQAFEAQFRSYVERDVRDSFASDLSSIAELSDAEIRAIVDQTYQNAWELFETWGDQS
- the qatC gene encoding Qat anti-phage system QueC-like protein QatC, whose product is MRRHSIIARLGPTDKTRVALRDSDTVKTTIRFVDGDHRLGFGLGQMVDQLADLGLYPTERAIDLAILSAVVMAADTRVSRATESQDSWTREIDLYLPVLDPDAWTAQAALIERMLRFLTGDHWRLAFRRRHRDYHELIEPTNELSFDTFDSVCLFSGGLDSFVGAIDLLAKKQSPLFVSHYGDVSTSSQTQCAEGIGAVYGDLEPRHVRANVGFPGDLVQGSNPELTTRGRSFLFLSLAALAASALPSPTIYIPENGLISLNVPLDPLRLGAWSTRTTHPFYLARWQQLIDALGISAMITNPYRFMTKGDMLKKCRNRTLAKRFAPKTISCSSFGKARYRSLSPRHCGYCTPCLIRRAAIESAFGTDRTLYSIPNLSAQPLEGSKAESEHVRSFQMMASRLSESPDIESILVHKPGPLSDYPRGDIAQYAAVFRRGIEEVAHILRQATVRP